One Pantoea trifolii DNA segment encodes these proteins:
- the ribD gene encoding bifunctional diaminohydroxyphosphoribosylaminopyrimidine deaminase/5-amino-6-(5-phosphoribosylamino)uracil reductase RibD produces the protein MTDERYMARALELARRGRFTTTPNPNVGCVIVREGEIVGEGWHQRAGEPHAEVHALRMAGERAAGATAYVTLEPCSHHGRTPPCCDALIAAGVTRVVAAMQDPNPQVAGRGLYRLQQAGIDVSHGLMMNEAEALNRGFLKRMRTGFPWIQLKLGASLDGRTAMASGESQWITSAAARRDVQRLRAQSSAILSTSATVLADNPSLTVRWSELNEEVREQLDESQLRQPVRVVIDSQQRVTPQHRLIDQPGETWLMRSEPDEQAWPASVTQIAVPQRGEQLDLVAMMMLLGQRQINSVWVEAGAGLAGALLQAGLVDELIVYMAPKLLGNAARGLCTLPGLEQLADAPALNFSDVRLVGEDLRLTLTPR, from the coding sequence ATGACTGACGAACGCTATATGGCGCGCGCGCTGGAACTGGCGCGCCGCGGACGCTTTACCACCACACCGAATCCGAATGTCGGCTGCGTGATTGTACGCGAAGGCGAGATTGTCGGCGAAGGCTGGCATCAGCGCGCCGGCGAACCGCATGCCGAAGTGCACGCGCTGCGCATGGCGGGCGAACGTGCCGCTGGCGCAACCGCGTATGTCACGCTGGAACCTTGCAGTCATCATGGGCGCACGCCGCCGTGCTGCGATGCGCTGATTGCCGCTGGCGTGACGCGCGTAGTCGCTGCGATGCAGGATCCCAATCCGCAGGTGGCGGGACGTGGACTCTATCGTTTACAGCAGGCGGGCATCGACGTCAGTCATGGCCTGATGATGAACGAAGCGGAAGCGCTGAACCGGGGTTTTCTGAAACGCATGCGCACCGGATTCCCATGGATCCAGCTGAAACTCGGCGCATCCCTTGATGGGCGCACCGCGATGGCGAGTGGCGAAAGTCAGTGGATCACCTCCGCAGCCGCAAGGCGCGATGTGCAACGTTTACGCGCGCAGAGTTCAGCTATTCTTAGCACCAGCGCCACCGTGTTAGCAGATAACCCATCGTTAACGGTGCGCTGGAGTGAATTGAATGAAGAGGTGCGTGAGCAGCTCGATGAAAGCCAGCTGCGCCAGCCGGTGCGCGTGGTGATTGACAGCCAACAGCGTGTCACGCCGCAACACCGTTTGATTGACCAACCGGGCGAAACCTGGCTGATGCGCAGCGAACCCGATGAACAAGCGTGGCCCGCCAGCGTGACCCAGATCGCCGTGCCACAGCGTGGCGAACAGCTGGATCTGGTGGCGATGATGATGTTGCTCGGCCAGCGGCAGATCAACAGCGTGTGGGTAGAAGCCGGTGCCGGTTTAGCGGGCGCGCTGCTGCAAGCTGGGCTGGTGGATGAGCTGATCGTTTACATGGCGCCGAAGCTGTTAGGCAATGCTGCTCGCGGCCTGTGTACGCTGCCGGGACTGGAACAGCTGGCCGATGCGCCGGCTCTGAATTTTAGCGATGTGCGCCTGGTGGGCGAGGACCTGCGCCTGACGCTGACACCGCGTTGA
- the ribH gene encoding 6,7-dimethyl-8-ribityllumazine synthase produces MKVIEAPVATPDANIAIVIARFNNFINDSLLDGAIDALKRIGQVKADNITVVWVPGAYELPLAARALAKAGKHDAIVALGTVIRGGTAHFEYVAGEASSGIAHVAMTSEIPVTFGVLTTENIEQAIERAGTKAGNKGAEAALTALEMINVLKAIKA; encoded by the coding sequence ATGAAAGTTATCGAAGCTCCTGTTGCCACGCCTGATGCAAACATTGCCATCGTAATTGCGCGTTTTAACAACTTCATTAATGACAGCCTGCTGGACGGCGCGATTGACGCACTTAAGCGCATCGGCCAGGTGAAAGCAGATAACATCACCGTTGTCTGGGTTCCGGGTGCATACGAACTGCCGCTGGCAGCACGCGCACTGGCGAAAGCCGGTAAGCACGACGCCATTGTTGCGTTGGGCACCGTGATTCGTGGCGGCACCGCACATTTCGAATATGTGGCCGGTGAAGCCAGTTCGGGCATTGCGCATGTCGCGATGACCAGCGAAATCCCGGTGACCTTCGGCGTGTTGACCACTGAAAATATCGAGCAGGCGATTGAACGCGCCGGCACGAAAGCAGGGAATAAAGGTGCCGAAGCGGCCCTGACTGCACTCGAAATGATCAACGTATTGAAAGCCATCAAAGCCTGA
- the nusB gene encoding transcription antitermination factor NusB: MKPAARRRARECAVQALYSWQLSKNDIADVEYQFLAEQDVKDVDISYFRELLAGVATNSAYLDGLMKPYLSRQLEELGQVEKAILRISLYELSKRSDVPYKVAINEGIELAKVFGAEDSHKFVNGVLDKAAPQIRPNKK, translated from the coding sequence GTGAAACCTGCTGCTCGTCGTCGCGCCCGTGAGTGCGCTGTCCAGGCGCTTTACTCCTGGCAGCTGTCTAAGAACGACATTGCCGATGTGGAATACCAGTTTCTGGCGGAACAAGACGTCAAAGACGTCGATATTAGCTATTTCCGCGAATTGCTGGCCGGTGTGGCGACTAACAGCGCGTACCTGGACGGTCTGATGAAGCCTTACCTGTCGCGTCAGCTGGAAGAGCTGGGCCAGGTAGAAAAAGCCATCCTGCGTATTTCGCTGTATGAGCTGAGCAAGCGTTCTGATGTGCCGTATAAAGTGGCCATCAACGAAGGCATTGAGTTGGCAAAAGTGTTTGGTGCTGAAGACAGCCACAAATTCGTCAACGGTGTCCTCGACAAAGCTGCCCCGCAAATTCGACCGAATAAAAAATAG
- the thiL gene encoding thiamine-phosphate kinase: MSCGEFELIARYFNRVTSSRRDVEKGIGDDCALLNVPEKQTLAISTDTLVAGVHFLRDIHPADLGYKAVAVNLSDLAAMGADPAWLTLALTLPEIDEAWVAAFSDSLFELLDYYDMQLIGGDTTRGPLSMTLGIHGLVPVGRALKRSGARPGDWIFVTGTLGDSAAGLSLLQHRHRLNDPAVHEALIKRHLRPMPRVLQGQALRGLATSAIDISDGLISDLGHVLTASRVGARINLDALPLSAALRDHFEPELVLKWALSGGEDYELCFTVPEVNRGALDVALGHFGVPYTCIGQIAPESEGLSLLENGKPRSVDLQGFDHFGAK, translated from the coding sequence ATGTCTTGTGGTGAATTCGAACTGATCGCACGTTACTTTAACCGCGTCACCAGCTCCCGCCGCGATGTGGAGAAAGGAATTGGTGACGACTGTGCGTTACTCAACGTGCCAGAAAAACAGACACTTGCCATCAGCACCGACACGCTGGTTGCGGGCGTCCACTTCTTACGTGATATCCATCCCGCCGATCTCGGCTACAAAGCCGTCGCCGTTAACCTCAGCGATTTAGCCGCCATGGGCGCCGATCCGGCCTGGCTGACGCTGGCATTAACGCTGCCTGAAATCGATGAAGCGTGGGTAGCGGCCTTTAGCGATAGCCTGTTTGAGCTGCTGGATTATTACGATATGCAGCTGATTGGCGGCGATACCACGCGCGGACCGCTGAGCATGACGCTCGGCATTCACGGTTTAGTGCCGGTGGGAAGGGCGCTGAAACGTTCGGGCGCGAGGCCCGGCGACTGGATTTTTGTCACCGGAACCTTGGGTGACAGCGCAGCCGGTTTGTCGCTGCTGCAACATCGCCATCGCCTGAACGATCCGGCGGTGCACGAAGCGTTGATCAAACGCCATCTGCGTCCGATGCCGCGCGTGCTGCAAGGCCAGGCGCTGCGTGGATTGGCGACCTCGGCAATCGATATCTCTGATGGCCTGATTTCCGATCTCGGCCATGTGCTGACCGCCAGCCGCGTTGGTGCGCGCATCAATCTCGACGCGTTACCGCTATCAGCAGCCCTGCGCGATCACTTCGAGCCTGAATTGGTGCTGAAATGGGCGTTAAGCGGCGGCGAAGATTATGAGCTGTGCTTTACCGTGCCGGAAGTGAACCGTGGCGCGCTCGATGTGGCGTTAGGGCATTTTGGCGTGCCTTATACCTGCATTGGGCAAATTGCACCGGAATCGGAAGGGCTGAGTTTGCTGGAGAACGGCAAGCCGCGCAGCGTGGATTTGCAAGGGTTTGATCACTTCGGTGCGAAGTGA
- a CDS encoding aldo/keto reductase yields MKTIPLGQTDLQVSRLCLGCMTYGDPTRGNHAWTLPEESSRPLIKQALEAGINFFDTANSYSDGSSEEIVGRALKDFARRDQVVVATKVYFPLSNLSQGLSRKNILQSVDDSLTRLGMEYVDLLQIHRWDYDTPIAETLEALHDVVKSGKARYIGASSMHASQFAQARDLQKQNNWARFVSMQDQYNLIQREEENDMHPLCQREGIAVLPWSPLARGKLTRPWGETTARSVSDNVMEKLYTGTEENDAAIAERLANVAADKGVTRAQVALAWLLHKPAVTAPIIGASREQQFAELVKAVDVELSENEIAELETVYQPHPVVGFE; encoded by the coding sequence ATGAAAACCATTCCCTTAGGCCAGACCGACTTACAGGTTTCGCGTCTCTGTTTAGGCTGCATGACTTACGGCGATCCCACGCGCGGAAACCACGCATGGACGCTGCCCGAAGAGAGCAGCCGACCGTTAATTAAGCAGGCGCTGGAAGCCGGCATCAACTTCTTCGATACCGCTAACAGCTATTCCGATGGCAGCAGTGAAGAGATCGTGGGCCGCGCACTGAAAGATTTTGCCCGCCGCGATCAGGTTGTGGTCGCCACCAAGGTCTATTTCCCGCTAAGCAATCTGTCACAAGGCCTATCGCGCAAGAATATCCTGCAATCCGTCGATGACAGCCTGACGCGTCTTGGCATGGAGTACGTCGATCTGCTGCAAATCCATCGCTGGGATTACGACACGCCGATTGCAGAGACGCTGGAAGCGCTGCATGACGTAGTGAAATCTGGCAAGGCGCGTTATATCGGCGCATCATCAATGCACGCATCGCAATTTGCTCAGGCGCGGGATCTGCAGAAGCAGAATAACTGGGCGCGCTTTGTCAGCATGCAGGATCAGTACAACCTGATTCAGCGTGAGGAGGAGAATGACATGCATCCGCTGTGTCAGCGCGAAGGGATCGCGGTGCTGCCGTGGAGCCCGCTGGCGCGCGGTAAACTCACGCGTCCTTGGGGCGAAACCACCGCACGTTCGGTGTCGGATAATGTGATGGAAAAGCTGTATACCGGCACAGAAGAGAACGATGCGGCGATTGCCGAGCGTCTGGCTAACGTTGCCGCCGATAAAGGCGTGACGCGCGCGCAGGTCGCGCTGGCGTGGCTATTACATAAACCGGCGGTCACCGCGCCGATTATTGGTGCCTCGCGCGAGCAGCAATTCGCCGAGCTGGTGAAAGCGGTGGATGTAGAGTTGAGTGAGAATGAAATTGCCGAACTGGAGACGGTGTATCAACCGCATCCGGTGGTGGGATTTGAGTAA
- the dxs gene encoding 1-deoxy-D-xylulose-5-phosphate synthase, with amino-acid sequence MSFDIAKYPTLALANTVQELRLLPKEKLPELCDELRQYLLDSVSRSSGHFASGLGVVELTVALHYVYNTPFDHLVWDVGHQAYPHKILTGRRDRIGTIRQKNGLHPFPWRGESEYDVLSVGHSSTSISAGLGMAVAAEREGKGRRTACIIGDGAITAGMAFEAMNHAGDIKPDMLVILNDNEMSISENVGALNNRLAQILSGKTYSRLREGGKRVLGGLPPIKELVKRTEEHLKGMVVPGTLFEELGFNYIGPVDGHDVLTLVSTLKNMRDLKGPQFLHIMTKKGKGYAPAEEDPITWHAVPKFDPASLALPKSVPGLPSYSKIFGNWLSEMAADDARLMAVTPAMREGSGMVSYSRDYPQQYFDVAIAEQHAVTFAAGMAIGGYKPVVAIYSTFLQRAYDQLIHDVAIQKLPVLFAIDRGGIVGADGQTHQGAFDIAFLRCVPEMVIMTPSDENECRLMLYTGYHYQAGPSAVRYPRGTGTGATLEPLASLPLGKGIVKRHGEKLAILNFGTLLPEAAAAAEALNATLVDMRFVKPLDEALIAELAASHDSLVTLEEGAIKGGAGSGVNEYVMAKRLRVPVLNLGLPDEFIPQGTQEEVRQDYQLDAAGIQQQIADWLAQ; translated from the coding sequence ATGAGTTTTGATATTGCAAAATACCCGACACTGGCGTTAGCCAACACGGTTCAGGAATTACGTTTATTACCGAAAGAAAAACTTCCGGAGCTGTGTGACGAACTGCGTCAGTATCTGCTGGATAGCGTGAGCCGTTCTTCCGGCCACTTTGCATCGGGTCTGGGCGTCGTCGAGCTAACAGTCGCGCTGCATTATGTTTATAACACCCCCTTTGATCATCTGGTGTGGGACGTCGGCCATCAGGCTTATCCGCACAAAATTCTAACCGGACGCCGCGATCGCATCGGCACCATCCGCCAGAAAAATGGCCTGCATCCGTTCCCGTGGCGCGGAGAGAGTGAGTACGACGTGTTAAGCGTGGGTCACTCTTCCACCTCAATCAGCGCCGGTCTCGGCATGGCCGTTGCCGCCGAGCGTGAAGGTAAAGGCCGCCGCACCGCCTGTATCATTGGCGATGGCGCGATCACAGCGGGCATGGCGTTTGAAGCCATGAACCACGCCGGTGACATCAAGCCGGATATGCTGGTGATCCTCAACGATAATGAGATGTCGATCTCCGAAAACGTGGGCGCACTCAACAATCGTCTGGCACAGATTCTCTCCGGAAAAACCTATTCACGCCTGCGCGAAGGCGGCAAGCGTGTATTGGGCGGTTTGCCGCCGATTAAAGAGCTGGTGAAACGCACCGAAGAGCACCTGAAGGGCATGGTGGTGCCGGGCACGCTGTTTGAAGAGCTGGGCTTTAACTATATCGGCCCGGTGGATGGCCACGACGTGCTGACGCTGGTGAGCACGCTGAAGAACATGCGCGATCTGAAAGGTCCGCAGTTCCTGCACATTATGACCAAAAAGGGCAAAGGTTATGCCCCGGCGGAAGAAGATCCGATCACCTGGCATGCGGTACCGAAATTCGATCCCGCCAGCCTAGCGCTGCCGAAAAGCGTGCCGGGCTTGCCAAGCTACTCAAAGATTTTCGGCAACTGGCTGAGTGAAATGGCCGCTGACGATGCGCGTTTGATGGCGGTCACGCCAGCGATGCGTGAGGGTTCCGGCATGGTGAGCTACTCGCGCGATTATCCGCAACAATATTTTGATGTGGCGATTGCCGAGCAGCACGCCGTGACGTTCGCGGCGGGCATGGCAATTGGTGGTTACAAACCGGTTGTGGCGATCTACTCAACCTTCCTGCAGCGCGCCTACGATCAGCTGATCCACGACGTCGCCATCCAGAAATTGCCGGTGCTGTTTGCTATCGATCGCGGCGGCATTGTCGGCGCGGATGGTCAAACTCATCAGGGCGCATTTGATATCGCGTTCTTACGCTGCGTGCCAGAGATGGTGATCATGACGCCAAGCGATGAAAACGAATGTCGTCTGATGTTGTACACCGGTTATCACTATCAGGCTGGCCCAAGTGCGGTACGTTACCCGCGCGGTACCGGCACCGGCGCAACGCTGGAACCGCTGGCGAGCTTGCCGCTGGGTAAAGGCATCGTGAAGCGTCACGGCGAAAAGCTGGCGATCCTTAACTTCGGTACCTTACTGCCAGAAGCCGCTGCCGCTGCGGAAGCGCTGAATGCCACGCTGGTGGATATGCGTTTTGTGAAGCCACTCGACGAGGCATTGATCGCCGAACTGGCGGCCAGCCACGATTCGCTGGTTACGCTGGAAGAAGGCGCCATTAAAGGCGGTGCCGGTAGCGGCGTCAACGAGTACGTGATGGCAAAACGCCTGCGCGTGCCAGTGCTCAACCTCGGTCTGCCGGATGAGTTCATCCCACAAGGTACGCAGGAAGAAGTGCGTCAGGATTACCAACTGGATGCCGCCGGTATTCAGCAGCAAATCGCTGACTGGCTCGCCCAGTAA
- the ispA gene encoding (2E,6E)-farnesyl diphosphate synthase, with product MDFAKLLSAYHQRVNQALTRLIDPLPFQSSPLVNAMEYGALLGGKRLRPFLVYATGEMLKADAASLDVPAAAVECIHAYSLIHDDLPAMDDDALRRGQPTCHIKYGEDTAILAGDALQTLAFSILADQPMPGVNAEARIAMISELAQASGVAGMCGGQALDLAAEGKSIDLAQLEQIHRHKTGALIRAAVRLGALAAGERGRAALPVLDIYANAIGLAFQVQDDILDVIGDTAVLGKTQGSDQALGKSTYPALMGLENARSKAWDLYQEALGALDILAAQSYNTLALQALASFIIERDK from the coding sequence ATGGATTTCGCTAAACTGCTGAGCGCTTACCATCAACGCGTTAATCAGGCCTTGACGCGTTTAATAGATCCACTTCCTTTTCAGAGTTCTCCTCTGGTGAATGCCATGGAGTATGGGGCATTATTAGGCGGTAAGCGTCTGCGTCCCTTTCTGGTGTACGCAACAGGTGAAATGCTGAAGGCCGATGCGGCCAGCCTGGATGTTCCGGCTGCGGCCGTGGAATGCATTCATGCTTATTCCCTGATTCATGACGATCTGCCGGCGATGGATGACGATGCGTTACGCCGCGGGCAGCCAACCTGCCATATAAAATATGGTGAAGACACGGCGATTCTCGCCGGCGATGCTTTGCAAACTCTGGCCTTTTCGATTCTGGCCGATCAGCCGATGCCCGGCGTCAACGCCGAAGCGCGTATTGCGATGATTTCCGAACTGGCGCAGGCCAGCGGCGTGGCAGGCATGTGCGGCGGTCAGGCGTTGGATTTGGCGGCGGAAGGAAAAAGTATCGATCTGGCGCAGCTGGAACAGATTCACCGTCATAAAACCGGCGCGTTAATACGTGCAGCGGTACGTCTTGGCGCATTAGCCGCCGGGGAGCGTGGCCGCGCCGCGTTGCCGGTGCTGGATATCTACGCCAACGCCATCGGACTGGCGTTTCAGGTGCAGGATGACATCCTCGATGTAATCGGCGATACCGCCGTGTTAGGGAAAACACAGGGCTCAGATCAGGCGTTGGGTAAAAGCACCTATCCTGCATTGATGGGGCTGGAAAATGCCCGCAGTAAAGCCTGGGATCTTTATCAAGAGGCGCTCGGCGCGCTCGATATTCTGGCGGCACAGTCTTACAACACACTCGCCTTACAAGCGCTGGCAAGCTTCATAATTGAACGCGATAAATAA
- the xseB gene encoding exodeoxyribonuclease VII small subunit produces MPKKAEAPASFESALQQLEQIVSRLESGELPLEQALNEFEHGVQLARTGQQTLQQAEQRVQILLSEEKDAALAPFTPENE; encoded by the coding sequence ATGCCGAAAAAAGCCGAAGCGCCAGCCAGTTTTGAAAGCGCATTGCAGCAGCTGGAACAGATTGTCAGCCGTCTGGAAAGTGGCGAGCTGCCGCTGGAGCAGGCGCTGAACGAATTCGAACACGGCGTACAATTGGCACGTACCGGTCAGCAAACTCTGCAGCAGGCAGAGCAGCGCGTGCAAATCCTGCTCAGCGAAGAGAAAGATGCCGCCCTCGCCCCTTTTACCCCGGAAAATGAGTAA
- the thiI gene encoding tRNA uracil 4-sulfurtransferase ThiI — protein sequence MKFIVKLFPEITIKSQSVRLRFIKILSSSIRNILRTVDEDIKVVRHWDHIEVRSKNESLRETLVTELTRIPGIHHVLAVEDRSYTDMHDIFEQTLVLNRERLEGKSFCVRVKRRGKHSFSSQDVERYVGGGLNQHIASARVQLNRPEETVNLEIEDDRLLLITARYEGLGGFPIGTQEDVLSLISGGFDSGVSSYMLMRRGCRVHYCFFNLGGAAHEIGVRQVAHYLWQRFGRSHRVRFVAINFEPVVGEILEKVDDGQMGVVLKRMMVRAASMVAERYGVQALVTGEALGQVSSQTLTNLRLIDNASDTLILRPLISHDKEHIIDVARKIGTEDFARTMPEYCGVISKSPTVKAVKGKIEAEEQNFDFEILNRVVQEASNVDIREIAEQTEEEVVEVETVDSFTRNDVVLDIRSADEQEAKPLEVEGVEVKTLAFYKLSTQFGDLDQSKTWLLYCDRGVMSRLQALYLHEQGFKNVKVYRP from the coding sequence ATGAAGTTTATCGTCAAGTTGTTCCCAGAAATCACCATCAAAAGTCAGTCGGTGCGTCTGCGCTTTATCAAAATTCTCTCCAGTAGCATTCGTAATATTCTGCGCACTGTCGATGAAGACATCAAAGTCGTGCGCCATTGGGACCACATTGAAGTGCGTTCTAAAAATGAGTCGCTGCGTGAGACCCTTGTCACCGAACTGACGCGCATTCCGGGCATACATCATGTGCTCGCGGTAGAAGATCGCTCGTACACCGATATGCACGATATTTTCGAGCAGACGCTGGTGCTGAACCGCGAGCGTCTGGAAGGCAAAAGTTTCTGCGTGCGCGTGAAGCGTCGCGGCAAGCACAGCTTCAGCTCGCAGGACGTGGAACGCTATGTGGGCGGCGGCCTTAATCAGCACATCGCCAGCGCGCGCGTGCAGCTCAATCGCCCGGAGGAAACGGTGAATCTGGAGATCGAAGACGATCGCCTGTTGCTGATCACCGCACGCTATGAAGGCTTAGGCGGTTTCCCGATTGGTACCCAGGAAGATGTGCTGTCACTGATTTCCGGCGGTTTCGACTCCGGCGTGTCGAGCTATATGCTGATGCGCCGCGGTTGCCGCGTGCATTACTGCTTCTTCAACCTTGGCGGTGCGGCACACGAGATAGGCGTGCGTCAGGTTGCGCATTATCTCTGGCAGCGTTTTGGTCGCTCGCACCGCGTGCGTTTCGTGGCGATCAACTTCGAGCCGGTAGTCGGTGAGATTCTGGAGAAAGTGGACGACGGCCAAATGGGCGTGGTGCTAAAGCGCATGATGGTGCGTGCGGCGTCGATGGTGGCGGAGCGTTACGGCGTGCAGGCGCTGGTGACCGGCGAAGCGCTGGGCCAGGTTTCCAGCCAGACGCTGACTAACCTGCGTTTGATCGATAACGCCTCCGATACGCTGATTCTGCGTCCGCTGATCTCCCATGATAAAGAGCACATCATCGATGTGGCGCGTAAGATCGGCACTGAAGATTTTGCCCGCACCATGCCAGAGTATTGCGGTGTGATTTCGAAAAGCCCAACCGTTAAAGCGGTGAAGGGCAAGATCGAAGCGGAAGAGCAAAACTTCGATTTCGAGATTCTTAATCGCGTGGTGCAGGAAGCCAGCAACGTCGACATCCGTGAAATCGCCGAGCAGACGGAAGAAGAAGTGGTGGAAGTTGAAACCGTTGACTCTTTCACCCGCAACGACGTAGTGCTGGATATCCGTTCGGCCGATGAGCAGGAAGCAAAGCCGCTGGAAGTTGAAGGCGTTGAAGTGAAAACGTTGGCGTTCTACAAACTCAGCACCCAGTTTGGCGATTTGGACCAGAGCAAAACCTGGCTGCTGTATTGCGATCGCGGTGTGATGAGTCGCCTGCAGGCGCTCTATCTGCACGAGCAGGGCTTCAAAAACGTAAAAGTTTATCGCCCGTAA